The proteins below are encoded in one region of Nonomuraea helvata:
- a CDS encoding Tn3 family transposase, whose protein sequence is MSFQYLSEEQRARYRRFLTDPSPEDLERFFYLDADALAEVAKKRGPHNRLGWGLQWGTARMLGTFLADPGDVPHVAVDYVAEQLGVADPSCIKNYAERLPTQHEHAREIRKLLELREFVDAEAELRVFVASRAAQTRDSRRELFDRAVVWLIENRVLLPGITTLAALVTNVRAEQLAAVNDHLVEQTPVEMRRELLETLVVPTGKKVSPLEWMRTAVALLSGAGMKEALNRSVAVWAFGAGAVDVGGVAPVKLTELAAYGMSAKAPKIGQLKGSRRVATLLATMRHLEGVSVDDALLLFDLLMSTKLLARASRDEKNAKLKSLPKLRKAALQAESALRAALDTPMTQQEQSPQPDDQVVGESAGPGPVVRETTASEMIARIASVVPIEQLEAALAVIKELVPPAGEDEDLAWRAELTNRFASVRGFVELLADTIPWGGTDAGAGVIAALRGLPRVLAYGKHAGVQHIEAHKDLVAGSWRRLVYDNPELGDRLIDRHAYTFCVLEALWSALRCKDVYAVGADKSGDPRAKLIPDALWSVHAPSILTALGLPADPAEHLRKLSGDLGGIYRELADSLDANPAITIKDGRLNLARLEAAPLPEAYQAVHDAVMNMLPRIDYPELLLEVHGHTGMFDAFTHISGSTSRRADLDISLTALMVARSCNLGLGPVAKPGDPVLGIHRLISAEKGYFHHEGMGLASGKLIEKQAGIDIAREDWGGGLVASADGLRFVVPVRSLYGRPNPHYFGQSKRSKGATWLAVVSDRVMGLGGLLVPGTMRDSLFILDALHRLDAKEQPEVLTTDTASYSDIVFGLFAICGYQFAPRIADISDAQQWWIDPADVGAADKRTTPAAAGYGRLTELNLRRVNIALIKQHWPQMLQVAGSLVTNKVRAYDLIKMMTADGRTTGLGHAFAHYGRIFKSMHLLHVAHLEDYRRMMGAQLNVGEGRNGLARAVFFAHHGQLRRGYERGMEDQLGALGLGLNAIIFWNSLYIDAAVKKLAAGGMKIGPEIRAALSPLQWEHINFHGTYPFNRPELPGRLRELRDPTAADDPEL, encoded by the coding sequence ATGTCGTTTCAGTACTTGTCAGAGGAGCAGAGGGCCCGCTACCGGCGGTTCTTGACGGATCCGTCGCCGGAGGATCTGGAGCGGTTCTTCTACCTGGACGCGGACGCGTTGGCGGAGGTGGCGAAGAAGCGCGGCCCGCACAACCGGCTCGGCTGGGGTCTGCAGTGGGGGACGGCGCGGATGCTCGGCACGTTCCTGGCCGACCCTGGCGATGTCCCGCATGTGGCGGTCGACTACGTCGCCGAACAGCTTGGGGTGGCGGACCCTTCGTGTATCAAGAACTACGCGGAGCGGCTGCCGACCCAGCATGAGCACGCGCGGGAGATCCGCAAGCTGTTGGAGTTGCGGGAGTTCGTGGACGCGGAGGCGGAGCTGCGGGTGTTCGTGGCGTCGCGGGCGGCGCAGACGCGGGATTCGCGGCGGGAGCTGTTCGACCGGGCGGTGGTGTGGCTGATCGAGAACCGGGTGTTGCTGCCGGGGATCACGACGCTGGCGGCGCTGGTCACGAACGTGCGGGCGGAACAGTTGGCTGCGGTCAACGACCATCTGGTGGAGCAGACGCCGGTGGAGATGCGGCGGGAACTGCTGGAGACCCTGGTCGTGCCGACGGGCAAGAAGGTCTCGCCGTTGGAGTGGATGCGCACAGCGGTGGCGCTGTTGTCCGGGGCGGGGATGAAGGAGGCGTTGAACCGGTCGGTGGCGGTGTGGGCGTTCGGTGCGGGCGCGGTCGACGTGGGTGGGGTCGCTCCGGTGAAGCTGACGGAGCTGGCCGCCTACGGGATGTCGGCGAAGGCACCGAAGATCGGGCAGTTGAAGGGGAGCCGGCGGGTCGCGACGTTGCTGGCGACGATGCGGCATCTGGAGGGTGTGTCCGTCGATGACGCCCTGCTGCTGTTCGATCTACTGATGTCCACGAAGTTGCTGGCGAGGGCGAGCCGGGATGAGAAGAACGCCAAGCTGAAGTCTCTGCCCAAGTTGCGCAAGGCCGCGCTGCAGGCCGAGTCGGCGCTGCGAGCGGCGCTGGACACCCCGATGACCCAGCAGGAACAGTCCCCGCAGCCCGACGACCAGGTGGTTGGGGAGAGCGCCGGGCCGGGGCCGGTGGTGCGGGAGACGACCGCGTCGGAGATGATCGCACGGATCGCGTCGGTGGTGCCGATCGAGCAGTTGGAGGCGGCGCTCGCGGTGATCAAGGAGTTGGTGCCTCCGGCGGGTGAGGATGAGGATCTGGCGTGGCGGGCGGAGCTGACGAACCGGTTCGCCTCGGTGCGCGGGTTCGTCGAGCTGCTGGCTGACACGATCCCCTGGGGCGGTACCGACGCCGGTGCCGGCGTGATCGCGGCATTGCGAGGTCTGCCTCGCGTGCTGGCGTACGGCAAGCATGCCGGGGTGCAGCACATCGAGGCGCATAAGGATCTGGTGGCGGGGTCGTGGCGGCGGCTGGTGTATGACAATCCCGAGCTCGGCGACCGGCTGATCGACCGGCACGCCTACACCTTCTGTGTCCTGGAGGCGCTGTGGTCGGCTCTGCGCTGCAAGGATGTGTACGCCGTCGGCGCGGACAAGTCCGGCGACCCGCGGGCCAAGCTGATCCCGGACGCCCTATGGAGCGTGCACGCGCCGAGCATCCTGACCGCACTCGGCCTTCCCGCAGACCCGGCCGAGCATCTCCGGAAACTGTCCGGCGACCTGGGCGGGATCTATCGCGAGCTGGCCGACAGCCTGGACGCCAACCCCGCCATCACGATCAAGGACGGCCGGCTGAACCTGGCCCGGCTGGAGGCCGCCCCGCTACCGGAGGCCTACCAGGCGGTGCATGACGCGGTGATGAACATGCTGCCGCGCATCGACTATCCGGAGTTGCTGCTGGAGGTCCACGGCCACACCGGCATGTTCGACGCGTTCACCCACATCTCCGGTTCGACGTCGCGGCGTGCGGATCTGGACATCAGCCTGACCGCGCTGATGGTGGCGCGCTCCTGCAACCTCGGCTTGGGGCCGGTGGCCAAGCCCGGCGACCCGGTGCTGGGCATCCATCGGCTGATCAGCGCGGAGAAGGGCTACTTCCACCACGAGGGCATGGGCTTGGCGTCGGGGAAGCTTATCGAGAAGCAGGCCGGCATCGACATCGCCCGCGAGGACTGGGGCGGCGGGCTGGTCGCCTCGGCCGACGGGCTGCGGTTCGTGGTCCCGGTCCGCTCCCTGTACGGGCGGCCGAACCCGCACTACTTCGGCCAGTCCAAACGGTCCAAGGGCGCGACGTGGCTGGCGGTCGTCTCCGATCGGGTGATGGGCCTGGGCGGGTTGCTGGTGCCGGGGACGATGCGGGACTCGCTGTTCATCCTGGACGCTTTGCACCGGCTGGACGCCAAGGAGCAGCCGGAGGTCCTGACGACGGATACGGCGTCGTATTCCGACATCGTGTTCGGGTTGTTCGCGATCTGCGGCTACCAGTTCGCGCCCCGGATCGCCGACATCAGCGACGCTCAGCAGTGGTGGATCGACCCCGCCGACGTCGGAGCGGCCGACAAGCGCACCACCCCGGCGGCCGCCGGGTACGGACGGTTGACCGAGCTGAACCTGCGCCGGGTCAACATCGCTTTGATCAAACAGCACTGGCCGCAGATGCTCCAGGTCGCCGGATCATTGGTGACCAACAAGGTCCGCGCCTACGACCTGATCAAGATGATGACGGCCGACGGCCGCACCACCGGCCTCGGCCACGCGTTCGCCCACTACGGCCGAATTTTCAAGTCGATGCACCTGCTGCACGTCGCCCACCTGGAGGACTACCGCAGGATGATGGGCGCCCAGCTGAACGTCGGGGAGGGCCGCAACGGCCTGGCGCGGGCGGTGTTCTTCGCCCACCACGGCCAGCTGCGCAGGGGTTATGAACGCGGTATGGAGGACCAACTCGGCGCGCTCGGCCTCGGTTTGAACGCGATCATTTTCTGGAACAGCCTGTACATCGACGCCGCGGTGAAGAAACTCGCCGCCGGTGGCATGAAGATCGGCCCGGAGATCAGGGCTGCCTTGTCGCCGCTGCAGTGGGAACACATCAATTTCCACGGGACGTACCCGTTCAACCGGCCGGAACTGCCCGGCCGGTTGCGGGAGCTGCGCGACCCCACCGCCGCCGACGACCCGGAGCTGTGA
- a CDS encoding Tn3 family transposase yields MPAEFLSAEHRAAYVSFIEVPSLSDLEKFFFLDSFDRNVIAQSRADSHRLGVAVQIGTVRYKGLFLEDPLAVPWPVVDYLAEQLGIGDASQVKKYAERPKTTYEHAWMIRDAYGYHTFDDTDSWSERQLTRQFRTFLHGRAWTHAEGPVALFEQSVAWLRRHRVLLPGVTVLERLVGSVRERADVRMYTVVAKQVRRADPDLPAALSGLLVVPEGSRVSELEKLRQAPKRTSGTEMVRALQRVDNLAGFGLGLVAVSKVPVRRMKTLAKYGAGSKAPALDRLVEPRRTATLLAVTRSLEAEAIDDTLDLFALLMTTRLISPARRKSADERLRMLPRLERASKLVAKASRVLVDRLDLVGQEGVDLDVVAMWAAVAEIAGASKEQVRAALDMVEELVPESDGAAEAAMRAALVEKYNTVRPFLRLLGESKALAAAPGGRRVLAAVRRLPELSRRQVSKRPLLPKEIDAALVTASWKRAVYANPDLPQGSVDRDAYVVCVLEHLLRALTIRDVFASPSLRWADPRAHLLAGAQWEAIAEDVLASLSLTDPVQKHLNDKVLALDAAWKQMAARLEEAGEDALVSVVTPAGGGRARLSVEKLGALGESESLAWLRAACQAMLPRIDLPELLLEVHAWTGFLDAYVHLADISTRMNDLPRSLVALLISEACNVGLTPVIKAGDEALTRGRLSHVDQNYVRAETHAAANAILIEHQGKVPIVTAWGGGLLASVDGLRFVVPVKTINAGPSPKYYGYKRGITWLNAVNDQVAGIGQMVVPGTPRDSLYILDCLINLDAGPKPEVVTTDQASDSDMVFGIFSMLGYRFAPRFADLGDQRFWRAELPDGTTSAYGVLEAIARNKLNPKKVITQWPDMLRVAGSLVTNQVRAYDLLRMFARQGSPTPLGQAFAEYGRIDKTMHLLSMLDPMDSSYRRSLGKQLSVQESRHRLARKICHGNSGRIRQAYREGQEDQLAALGLVVNAVVLWNSRYLSAIVDQLRAQGVPVKDEDVARLSPLGHAHLNCLGRYAIASSAPDKGLRPLGAAALPEASAASTTVVDDDGV; encoded by the coding sequence ATGCCTGCGGAATTTCTGTCTGCCGAGCACAGGGCTGCCTACGTCTCGTTCATCGAGGTGCCGTCGCTGTCAGACCTGGAGAAGTTCTTCTTCCTGGACAGCTTCGACCGGAATGTGATCGCGCAGTCGAGAGCCGATTCTCACCGGCTGGGCGTCGCCGTCCAGATCGGGACCGTCCGGTACAAGGGGCTGTTTCTGGAGGATCCGCTCGCGGTGCCCTGGCCGGTGGTGGACTACCTGGCCGAGCAGCTGGGCATCGGTGACGCGTCGCAGGTCAAGAAGTACGCCGAGCGGCCCAAGACGACGTACGAGCACGCGTGGATGATCCGGGACGCCTACGGCTACCACACCTTCGATGACACCGATAGCTGGAGCGAGCGGCAGCTGACGCGCCAGTTCCGGACCTTCCTGCACGGCCGGGCGTGGACGCACGCCGAGGGGCCGGTGGCGTTGTTCGAGCAGTCGGTGGCGTGGCTGCGGCGGCATCGGGTGCTGCTGCCCGGGGTGACCGTGCTGGAACGGCTGGTGGGCAGCGTGCGGGAACGAGCCGACGTCCGCATGTACACCGTGGTGGCCAAGCAGGTGCGCCGTGCCGATCCGGATCTGCCGGCCGCGTTGTCGGGTCTGCTGGTGGTGCCGGAGGGATCGCGCGTCTCGGAGTTGGAGAAGCTGCGGCAGGCGCCCAAGCGCACGTCAGGGACGGAGATGGTGCGGGCGCTGCAGCGGGTGGACAATCTCGCCGGCTTCGGGCTGGGCCTGGTGGCGGTGTCGAAGGTGCCGGTTCGGCGGATGAAGACGCTGGCCAAGTACGGGGCGGGCAGTAAGGCGCCGGCCCTGGACCGGCTGGTCGAGCCGCGCCGGACGGCGACGCTGCTGGCGGTCACCCGGAGCCTGGAGGCCGAGGCGATCGACGACACCCTCGATCTGTTCGCGCTACTGATGACCACTCGGTTGATCAGCCCGGCCCGCCGTAAGTCCGCCGACGAGCGGCTGCGGATGCTGCCCCGGCTGGAGCGGGCCTCCAAGCTGGTGGCCAAGGCCAGCCGGGTGCTGGTCGACCGGCTCGACCTGGTCGGCCAGGAGGGCGTCGACCTCGATGTGGTGGCGATGTGGGCCGCGGTGGCCGAAATCGCCGGTGCCAGCAAGGAGCAGGTGCGCGCGGCGCTGGACATGGTGGAGGAGCTGGTCCCCGAGTCCGACGGCGCGGCGGAGGCGGCGATGCGGGCCGCGCTGGTGGAGAAGTACAACACCGTGCGTCCGTTTCTGCGGCTGCTTGGCGAGTCCAAGGCGCTGGCTGCGGCACCGGGCGGGCGGCGCGTGCTGGCCGCCGTGCGCCGGCTGCCGGAGCTGTCGCGACGGCAGGTCAGTAAAAGGCCGCTGCTGCCCAAGGAGATCGACGCCGCGCTGGTGACCGCGTCGTGGAAGCGGGCGGTGTATGCCAACCCGGACCTGCCGCAGGGCTCGGTGGATCGTGACGCGTACGTGGTGTGCGTGCTGGAGCATCTGCTGCGGGCCCTGACGATCCGGGATGTGTTCGCCTCGCCGTCGCTACGATGGGCCGACCCGCGCGCGCATCTGCTGGCCGGGGCGCAGTGGGAGGCGATCGCCGAGGACGTGCTGGCTTCCCTGTCGCTCACCGATCCCGTCCAGAAGCATCTGAACGACAAGGTCCTGGCCCTGGACGCGGCCTGGAAGCAGATGGCCGCCCGACTGGAGGAGGCGGGCGAGGACGCGCTGGTCTCGGTGGTGACCCCGGCCGGCGGCGGGCGGGCCCGGCTGTCGGTGGAGAAACTCGGCGCGCTCGGCGAGAGCGAGTCCCTGGCATGGCTTCGAGCCGCCTGCCAGGCCATGCTGCCCCGCATCGACCTGCCCGAGCTGCTGCTGGAGGTGCACGCCTGGACCGGGTTCCTGGACGCCTACGTGCACCTGGCCGACATCTCCACCCGCATGAACGACCTGCCCAGATCGCTGGTGGCGCTATTGATCAGTGAGGCGTGCAACGTCGGATTGACGCCCGTGATCAAGGCCGGGGATGAGGCGCTGACCCGTGGTCGGCTGTCCCACGTGGATCAGAACTATGTGCGCGCCGAGACGCACGCCGCGGCCAACGCGATCCTGATCGAGCACCAGGGCAAGGTGCCTATCGTCACGGCGTGGGGCGGCGGCCTGCTGGCCTCGGTGGACGGGCTGCGGTTCGTCGTCCCGGTCAAGACCATCAACGCCGGGCCCTCGCCCAAGTACTACGGCTACAAACGCGGTATCACCTGGCTCAACGCAGTCAATGATCAAGTGGCGGGGATCGGGCAGATGGTCGTACCGGGCACCCCACGCGATTCTCTCTACATCCTGGACTGCCTGATCAACCTGGACGCCGGGCCGAAACCCGAGGTGGTCACGACCGACCAGGCCAGCGACAGCGACATGGTGTTCGGGATCTTCTCCATGCTCGGCTACCGGTTCGCGCCCCGCTTCGCCGATCTGGGCGACCAGCGGTTCTGGCGCGCCGAGCTGCCCGACGGCACCACCAGCGCATACGGGGTGCTGGAGGCGATCGCCCGGAACAAGCTGAACCCCAAGAAGGTGATCACCCAGTGGCCAGACATGCTCCGCGTCGCCGGATCGCTGGTGACCAACCAGGTACGCGCCTACGACCTGCTGCGCATGTTCGCCCGCCAAGGTTCTCCGACACCGCTGGGGCAGGCGTTCGCCGAGTACGGCCGCATCGACAAGACGATGCACCTACTGAGCATGCTGGACCCGATGGATTCCAGCTACCGCCGGAGCCTGGGCAAGCAGTTGTCGGTCCAGGAGTCCCGACACCGCCTGGCCCGCAAGATCTGCCACGGCAACTCCGGCCGGATCCGACAGGCATATCGGGAAGGCCAGGAGGATCAACTCGCGGCGCTTGGACTTGTCGTCAATGCCGTCGTGTTGTGGAACTCACGGTATCTGTCGGCGATCGTGGACCAGTTGCGCGCCCAGGGTGTGCCGGTCAAGGACGAGGACGTGGCCCGGCTGTCCCCGCTGGGCCACGCCCACCTCAACTGCCTGGGCCGCTACGCGATCGCCTCCTCGGCCCCGGACAAGGGCCTGCGGCCGCTCGGCGCGGCGGCACTGCCCGAGGCCAGTGCCGCCAGCACCACTGTCGTGGACGATGACGGTGTCTGA
- a CDS encoding TetR/AcrR family transcriptional regulator, producing the protein MPKQVDYETRRRDIAEAVCDLIDRHGPEGATLRDVAQQAGVSMGAVQRCFATKDEMLAFALHHITERITAQGQDEIGASAAKESAVTLLTATLRTLALIEPHQRRDARILVAFTAHATAIPSLAEILREAHAKTRNLLAWLIRYGQRTGEFRDDLDADLEAETLLPLVEGLTSLALLGHRPTVPAQDMLTRRIDGLLLQPSRPNRPASSTASA; encoded by the coding sequence ATGCCCAAGCAGGTCGACTACGAGACGCGACGCCGCGACATCGCCGAAGCGGTCTGCGACCTGATCGACCGGCACGGCCCCGAAGGCGCGACCCTCCGGGACGTGGCGCAACAGGCCGGCGTGTCCATGGGAGCGGTGCAGCGCTGCTTCGCCACCAAGGACGAGATGCTCGCCTTCGCCCTGCACCACATCACCGAACGCATCACCGCGCAGGGCCAGGATGAGATCGGCGCCTCCGCCGCCAAGGAGTCGGCGGTGACCCTGCTCACCGCCACCCTGCGTACGCTCGCCCTGATCGAGCCGCACCAGCGACGCGACGCCAGGATCCTGGTGGCATTCACCGCCCACGCCACGGCCATCCCATCCCTAGCGGAAATCCTGCGCGAAGCCCACGCCAAAACGCGAAACCTGCTGGCTTGGCTGATCCGTTATGGCCAGCGAACCGGCGAGTTCCGCGACGACCTCGACGCCGACCTGGAGGCCGAGACCCTCCTGCCACTCGTCGAAGGGCTTACCTCGCTCGCCCTGCTCGGGCACCGCCCCACCGTGCCCGCCCAGGACATGCTGACCCGCCGTATCGACGGCCTGCTCCTGCAGCCATCCCGGCCAAACCGACCGGCCTCATCGACCGCGAGCGCGTGA
- a CDS encoding RNA polymerase sigma-70 factor, with product MAVDAVEEFERHRSKLFGLAYRMLGSTEEAEDVVQDAFLRWHQASAVESPWAWLAKVATNLCVNRLASARARRESYVGFWLPEPVLTAGGALGPLESAEQRELVSLAFLVLLERLNPLERAVFVLREAFDYSHREVAEVIDSSEANSRQLYTRARRRLAEARGSSDRRVDQACPRDLVESFLAAAEQGDLPGLEKVLAEDVTVWVDGGGRVGAARRPISGVSQVARYLVGSLSIAGQGVRLSATEVNGALGLLARAGEELVGVLVPETSDGRISGIRIIANPDKLWLSGVEEPADSRWR from the coding sequence GTGGCAGTTGATGCGGTTGAGGAGTTCGAGCGGCACCGCTCGAAGCTGTTCGGGTTGGCCTATCGGATGCTGGGTTCGACTGAGGAGGCCGAGGACGTCGTCCAGGACGCCTTCCTGCGTTGGCATCAGGCGAGCGCTGTCGAGTCGCCGTGGGCGTGGCTGGCCAAGGTCGCCACCAACCTGTGTGTGAACCGGTTGGCGTCCGCGCGTGCGCGCCGGGAGAGCTATGTCGGTTTCTGGCTGCCGGAGCCGGTGCTGACCGCGGGCGGCGCTCTGGGCCCGCTGGAAAGCGCCGAGCAGCGGGAGCTCGTCTCGCTGGCCTTCCTGGTACTGCTGGAAAGGCTCAACCCGTTGGAGCGCGCGGTGTTCGTCCTGCGTGAAGCCTTCGACTACAGCCATCGGGAGGTGGCCGAGGTCATCGACTCGTCCGAGGCGAACTCCCGGCAGCTGTACACCCGAGCTCGCCGGCGCCTGGCCGAGGCGCGTGGCAGTTCCGATCGCCGGGTGGACCAGGCTTGCCCCCGCGACCTGGTGGAGAGCTTCCTGGCAGCCGCGGAACAGGGGGACCTGCCAGGGTTGGAGAAGGTGCTGGCCGAGGACGTGACCGTGTGGGTGGACGGTGGCGGCAGGGTCGGCGCTGCCCGGCGGCCCATCTCCGGCGTCTCCCAGGTGGCGCGCTACCTGGTGGGATCGTTGAGCATCGCCGGTCAGGGGGTGAGGCTGTCGGCTACGGAGGTGAACGGCGCACTGGGGCTGCTGGCCCGGGCTGGCGAGGAACTGGTCGGCGTGCTGGTGCCGGAGACGTCGGACGGCCGGATCAGCGGGATTCGCATCATCGCCAATCCGGACAAACTCTGGTTGTCCGGGGTCGAGGAACCGGCGGACAGCCGTTGGCGCTGA
- a CDS encoding carboxylesterase/lipase family protein, protein MRLVTAVAGLSVIAACASTTGTASSPRRLVAHTSSGTVAGAHIGRDLQRFNAIPYAAPPTGTLRWQPPQPVQAWKGVKDGTRTAPRCPQNANPADSNPASTTEDCLYLNVTAPGAVPAGRRLPVMVWLHGGGFTQGAGGDYDARRLAEAGVVVVTVNYRLGIFGFLGHPALPGSGAFGLLDQQAALRWIRHNAAAFGGDPRNITLFGESAGAFSTCAQLTSPAAAGLFDKAIIQSGSCSMRQMGIDPAGGDTVWPSRQSGEQIAAAAAGQIGCTDAAQTMACLRRAPVAALLAAQQKIPATWAPSYGSDTLPLDPRRAVAEGRIHPVPLMVGTTAHEARYFVAMYFDGPGQPLSQQTYQQFLRTAFGKDAPRVAARYPVSTHASPSLAWAAIATDRGWTCPTRVGNRLLARKTPVYQYEFADRTAPRPAGFPVPAAFPLGAYHGGELPYLFDGPGAATDQPLSTSQRRLADQMIAHWTRFAATGDPNDPSLPRWKPLTSKSANHVRFLSSARSNGDGSTEHHCRFWDTRK, encoded by the coding sequence ATGCGACTGGTCACGGCGGTAGCCGGCCTGTCCGTCATCGCGGCCTGCGCGAGCACCACCGGTACGGCATCGAGCCCGCGCCGGCTTGTCGCGCACACCTCGTCCGGCACCGTCGCCGGCGCCCACATCGGCCGGGACCTGCAGCGGTTCAACGCCATCCCCTATGCCGCGCCACCGACCGGAACGCTGCGCTGGCAGCCGCCGCAGCCCGTCCAAGCGTGGAAAGGCGTCAAGGACGGCACCCGCACGGCCCCGCGCTGCCCGCAGAACGCCAATCCCGCCGACTCCAACCCGGCCAGCACCACCGAGGACTGCCTGTACCTGAACGTCACCGCCCCCGGGGCCGTGCCCGCCGGGCGGCGGCTGCCGGTGATGGTCTGGCTGCACGGTGGGGGTTTCACCCAGGGCGCCGGCGGCGACTACGACGCCCGGCGGCTGGCGGAAGCGGGCGTGGTCGTCGTGACCGTCAATTACCGGCTGGGCATCTTCGGCTTCCTCGGCCACCCCGCCCTGCCCGGCTCGGGCGCGTTCGGCCTGCTCGACCAGCAGGCCGCGCTGCGCTGGATACGGCACAACGCGGCGGCCTTCGGCGGCGACCCGCGCAACATCACCCTGTTCGGCGAGTCCGCGGGCGCGTTCAGCACCTGCGCCCAGCTGACGTCCCCCGCAGCGGCGGGGCTGTTCGACAAGGCGATCATCCAAAGCGGCAGCTGCTCGATGCGCCAGATGGGCATCGACCCCGCCGGCGGCGACACCGTGTGGCCCTCACGGCAGTCCGGCGAACAGATCGCCGCGGCCGCCGCCGGGCAGATCGGATGCACCGACGCAGCTCAGACGATGGCCTGCCTGCGCCGGGCCCCGGTGGCGGCCCTGCTCGCCGCGCAGCAGAAGATTCCCGCCACCTGGGCGCCCTCGTACGGAAGTGACACGCTGCCGCTCGACCCGCGCCGGGCAGTGGCCGAGGGGCGCATCCACCCGGTGCCGCTCATGGTCGGCACCACCGCGCACGAGGCTCGATACTTCGTGGCCATGTACTTCGACGGTCCCGGCCAGCCCCTGAGCCAGCAGACCTATCAGCAGTTCCTGCGCACCGCCTTCGGCAAGGACGCCCCGCGGGTCGCGGCCAGATATCCCGTCAGCACACACGCCTCCCCCTCTCTGGCGTGGGCTGCCATCGCCACCGACCGCGGCTGGACCTGCCCCACCCGGGTGGGCAACCGCCTGCTCGCCCGCAAGACCCCCGTCTACCAATACGAGTTCGCCGACCGCACTGCTCCCAGACCGGCCGGGTTTCCCGTCCCTGCCGCCTTCCCCCTGGGCGCTTACCACGGCGGGGAACTGCCCTACCTCTTCGACGGCCCCGGCGCCGCCACCGACCAGCCCCTCTCGACAAGCCAACGCCGCCTGGCCGACCAGATGATCGCCCACTGGACCCGCTTCGCCGCCACCGGCGATCCCAACGACCCGAGCCTGCCCCGATGGAAGCCCCTGACCAGCAAGAGCGCGAACCATGTCCGCTTCCTTTCCTCGGCCCGAAGCAATGGCGACGGCTCCACCGAACACCACTGCCGCTTCTGGGACACGCGCAAGTGA
- a CDS encoding tyrosine-type recombinase/integrase, producing MDSVIAEQLGRAHPLSRHLDDFLTDLANAGASVHTRRAYRGDLIAFAAHHGEEIAALTATPIRAYLAELADLSPASRKRKRAAIASFTKWAVRHDLLQANPVDRIDTVKVPKTLPRPASAADLVKAFAAICSRWPRKDVPLDRLRDRVLFETAYVCGARASEVCGLYVEDLDLRLDDEHVRVHGKGGSVRTVLLDDRGYVALLKLYLARAGYTAGPLFRATINGRGGPLSYDAAHHRWQTYCAAARVDIDIHQLRHAHATELINAGVSIEAVRRRLGHASTETTQLYALLDDKVADAEIRAARRRRDWATS from the coding sequence GTGGATTCGGTCATCGCCGAGCAACTCGGCCGCGCCCACCCGCTCTCCCGCCATCTCGACGACTTCCTCACTGACCTGGCCAACGCCGGCGCCTCCGTGCACACCCGGCGCGCCTACCGCGGCGACCTGATCGCCTTCGCCGCCCACCACGGAGAGGAGATCGCCGCGCTGACCGCGACGCCGATCCGCGCCTACCTAGCCGAGCTCGCCGACCTGTCGCCGGCCAGCCGCAAGCGCAAGCGCGCCGCGATCGCCTCCTTCACCAAGTGGGCGGTCCGCCACGACCTGCTGCAGGCCAACCCGGTGGACCGGATCGACACCGTCAAGGTGCCCAAGACGCTGCCGCGCCCGGCCAGCGCGGCCGACCTTGTCAAGGCCTTCGCGGCGATCTGCTCGCGGTGGCCGCGCAAGGACGTGCCGCTGGACCGGTTGCGCGACCGGGTGCTGTTCGAGACCGCCTACGTCTGCGGCGCCCGCGCCTCCGAAGTGTGCGGTCTCTACGTCGAAGACCTGGACCTGCGGCTGGACGACGAGCATGTCCGGGTCCACGGCAAGGGCGGCAGCGTACGCACCGTCCTGCTGGACGACCGCGGCTACGTCGCCCTGCTCAAGCTCTACCTTGCCCGCGCCGGCTACACCGCCGGGCCGCTTTTCCGCGCGACCATCAACGGCCGCGGCGGACCGCTGTCCTACGACGCCGCCCACCACCGCTGGCAGACCTACTGCGCCGCCGCCAGGGTCGACATCGACATCCACCAGCTGCGCCACGCCCACGCCACCGAACTCATCAACGCCGGCGTCTCCATCGAGGCCGTCCGCCGCCGCCTCGGCCACGCCTCCACCGAGACCACCCAGCTGTACGCGTTGCTCGACGACAAGGTCGCCGACGCCGAGATCCGTGCCGCACGCCGACGCCGGGATTGGGCGACGAGCTAA